The genomic region TGGAAATGGATAATTTGGCAGCGTGAACGAATGGTCGGAAGAATATTTTCTTTTACGGTGGTCAGTAAAAACAAGTAAGTATCCTGACTGGGATCTTCTAAGAAAGTCAGTAAACTGTTAGCAGCACTAACGGTCATTTTTTCTGCTTGATCGATAATATAAACTTTTTTACTACCTTCAACCGCACTCTTTGAAAATTCTGTTTTTAGTTCTCGAATCTGGTTAACTTTTATCGACTGGCCATCTGGTTCGATTTCAATTAAATCAGGAAGATTCCCTTCCATCATTCGGCGACAATTACGACAAACACCGCATGGTTGTCCTGATTCTGGTTGCTCACAAAAAATTGTCTGGGCGATCCATTTAGCAAGTTCCTTTTTCCCAGTTCCCCGCGCACCCTCAAATAAGTAGGCATGACCTAAGCGATTAGTCAAAAAGGATTTGGCGAATAGTTTCTCTAATTCGGGTTGTCGATTGTCAGACTTCATTAACGCTTCTCCCATTAGAACCGGTGAAAACTTTCAACTGGTAATACAAAAACAGTTGCGCCACCAACGTGAACTTGGATAGGATACTGCATACTGCTACTCATGGCTAAGTCATTGACAGGAGTAGTCATATATTGTTCACGCGATTCGCAGTTTATTTTAATAATATTTAAAACTTCTTCAACTCGCTCATCTTCCACGCCAATCATAAAAGTGGTATTTCCTGATCGTAAAAACCCACCAGACGATGACAATTTTGTTGCCCGAACATTTGCTTCAACGAGTTCGTCAGAAAGTAAGGCACTATCCTTATCTTGAACAACTGCCATAATCATTTTCATAACTATCTCCTCTTTTCTTTTCTCTCATTTAAAAAAACGTAGAACGATTGCTTCGAGGCAGTCTTTTAAAACTGCTTCCGGACTCTGTTGACCATTAATCGTTACAATCCGTTGGGGGTATTTGCGCGCTAATTCTAGATAACCTTCACGAACTTTTTTATGGAAAGCTAAAGTTTCTTGATCCAATCGATTATTTTCACGTGAATCGCCGCCTTTTTGAATGCGCTCTAAACCAACTTCAGCTTCAATATCAATAAATAAAGTTAAATCTGGTTGAATGCCATCGGTTGCAAATTCATTAACTTGATAAATTCCTTTTTCACCAATATTTCGTGCATATCCTTGGTAAGCAAGTGAGCTATCTACAAAGCGATCACATAAAACAAGGTTTCCTTTTGCCAAAGCAGGTAGAATCTTTTCCACTAAATGCTGACGACGACTTGCTGCGTATAACAAAGCCTCTGTTCGTGGATCCATAGCAGTGTGAGCAGTATCTAAAATAAGGTCGCGAATCTTTTCAGCAATAGGACTCCCACCTGGCTCTCGGGTAGAAAAAATTACCTGATTTGTAAAAGCAGGTAGCTGCTTGACAATTTCCTGCAAGGCAGTTGTTTTACCAGAACCATCTGGTCCTTCTACTGTGATAAAAATTCCGTCCATATCATCTAACTCCCTAACATATATTTCGTTATCCGTTACTTTTATTTCCTTCTACAGCTCCTC from Jeotgalibaca dankookensis harbors:
- the holB gene encoding DNA polymerase III subunit delta', which translates into the protein MKSDNRQPELEKLFAKSFLTNRLGHAYLFEGARGTGKKELAKWIAQTIFCEQPESGQPCGVCRNCRRMMEGNLPDLIEIEPDGQSIKVNQIRELKTEFSKSAVEGSKKVYIIDQAEKMTVSAANSLLTFLEDPSQDTYLFLLTTVKENILPTIRSRCQIIHFHSLKREMMEKVLREEGIKEENLGILATLTNDLDEAKNLASDDLFQELQNKVWKWFQLLMKKDSMAILFVATDLMPLMKDKVQVVLCLDLLLFHYRDSMHIAFNRLDVIIHQTRLKSYQEMKQDIKRITYQIEVILKAKQMLEANVQTQGVLESIAIQNQLVK
- a CDS encoding cyclic-di-AMP receptor, which gives rise to MKMIMAVVQDKDSALLSDELVEANVRATKLSSSGGFLRSGNTTFMIGVEDERVEEVLNIIKINCESREQYMTTPVNDLAMSSSMQYPIQVHVGGATVFVLPVESFHRF
- the tmk gene encoding dTMP kinase, encoding MDGIFITVEGPDGSGKTTALQEIVKQLPAFTNQVIFSTREPGGSPIAEKIRDLILDTAHTAMDPRTEALLYAASRRQHLVEKILPALAKGNLVLCDRFVDSSLAYQGYARNIGEKGIYQVNEFATDGIQPDLTLFIDIEAEVGLERIQKGGDSRENNRLDQETLAFHKKVREGYLELARKYPQRIVTINGQQSPEAVLKDCLEAIVLRFFK